From a single Alloactinosynnema sp. L-07 genomic region:
- the mscL gene encoding large conductance mechanosensitive channel protein MscL gives MWSEFKAFALGGNMFDLALGFIIGTAFAALVESLAGNVLMQLVAAIFGKPDFSGLLFTVNGAELRYGAFLTELLNFLLLGLVLFALVKLMKKAGLGNFRAQGSRECPYCKEFVPIDALKCKWCTADIEPAQLEEEDAAIVASRTKVAE, from the coding sequence ATGTGGAGTGAGTTCAAGGCGTTCGCGCTCGGCGGGAACATGTTCGACCTCGCGCTCGGGTTCATCATCGGCACCGCGTTCGCGGCGCTGGTGGAGAGTCTGGCGGGCAATGTGCTGATGCAGCTCGTGGCGGCGATCTTCGGCAAACCGGACTTCAGCGGCCTGCTGTTCACCGTCAACGGGGCCGAGCTCAGGTACGGCGCGTTCCTGACCGAGCTGCTGAACTTCCTGCTGCTGGGGCTGGTGCTGTTCGCGCTGGTCAAGCTGATGAAGAAGGCCGGCCTCGGCAACTTCCGGGCGCAGGGCAGCCGCGAGTGTCCCTACTGCAAGGAGTTCGTCCCCATCGACGCGCTCAAGTGTAAATGGTGTACCGCCGACATCGAGCCCGCGCAGCTTGAGGAGGAGGACGCGGCGATCGTCGCGTCGCGGACCAAGGTCGCCGAGTAG
- a CDS encoding SPFH domain-containing protein, which yields MATPTASTDFDRPTLPTPHVRETEAFCMAGLPLVGAAVVLLLAGIALIAVGLGGLAEGIDISVGLAVTAIVLGFLAIVATVPAVAGLTMVSPGEVRVLQFLGRYTGTVRLDGLRWVNPFTTRRRVSTRIRNHETAVMKVNDADGNPIEIAAVVVWQVKDTARAVFEVDDFIAFVGIQTETAVRHIANTYPYDAHGEDQMSLRDNAEEITHKLSTEIAARVEAAGVNVIESRITHLAYAPEIAQAMLRRQQAGAVVAARQRIVEGAVGMVEMALERLAANDVVHLDEERKAAMVSNLLVVLCGDRDAQPVVNTGSLYH from the coding sequence ATGGCCACACCGACGGCTTCCACTGACTTCGACCGACCGACGCTGCCCACGCCGCACGTCCGCGAGACCGAGGCGTTCTGCATGGCGGGCCTGCCCCTGGTGGGCGCCGCCGTGGTCCTGCTGCTCGCGGGGATCGCACTGATCGCGGTCGGGTTAGGCGGGCTGGCCGAGGGCATCGACATCAGCGTCGGGCTCGCGGTGACCGCGATCGTGCTCGGCTTCCTGGCCATCGTCGCCACCGTGCCCGCCGTCGCCGGGCTGACCATGGTCTCCCCCGGCGAGGTCAGGGTGCTGCAGTTCCTCGGCCGCTACACCGGCACGGTCCGGCTCGACGGGCTGCGCTGGGTCAACCCGTTCACCACCCGGCGCCGGGTGTCGACCAGGATCCGCAACCACGAGACCGCCGTGATGAAGGTCAACGACGCCGACGGCAACCCGATCGAGATCGCCGCCGTCGTCGTCTGGCAGGTCAAAGACACCGCGCGCGCGGTGTTCGAGGTCGACGACTTCATCGCCTTCGTGGGCATCCAGACCGAGACCGCGGTGCGCCACATCGCCAACACGTACCCGTACGACGCCCACGGCGAGGACCAGATGTCGCTGCGCGACAACGCCGAGGAGATCACCCACAAGCTGTCGACGGAGATCGCCGCGCGGGTCGAGGCGGCTGGGGTCAACGTGATCGAGTCGCGCATCACCCACCTCGCCTACGCCCCCGAGATCGCCCAGGCCATGCTGCGCCGCCAGCAGGCGGGCGCGGTGGTCGCGGCCCGGCAGCGGATCGTCGAGGGCGCGGTCGGCATGGTGGAGATGGCGCTGGAGCGACTGGCCGCCAACGACGTCGTCCACCTGGACGAGGAACGAAAGGCGGCGATGGTCAGCAACCTGCTGGTCGTCCTGTGCGGTGATCGCGACGCCCAGCCCGTGGTCAACACCGGGTCGCTCTACCACTGA
- a CDS encoding type II toxin-antitoxin system PemK/MazF family toxin: MHATSDDPRPARGAVRQVPTADRPDAVAYAPDLDGAADPGEIVWAWVPYEDDPERGKDRPLLVVGRQATTLRALMLSSKSPHDRELDDWLPLGSGTWDRDGRESYLRLDRLFELGERDIRREGAILEADRFALVAAALRERFGWR; encoded by the coding sequence GTGCACGCCACTTCCGATGACCCACGCCCCGCCCGCGGCGCGGTGCGGCAGGTGCCCACCGCCGACCGCCCCGACGCCGTCGCCTACGCCCCTGACCTGGACGGCGCCGCCGATCCGGGCGAAATCGTGTGGGCCTGGGTGCCCTACGAGGACGACCCGGAGCGGGGCAAGGACCGCCCCCTTCTGGTCGTCGGCCGCCAGGCGACGACCCTGCGCGCGCTGATGCTGTCCAGCAAGAGTCCGCACGACCGCGAGCTGGACGACTGGCTCCCGCTCGGCTCCGGCACCTGGGACCGCGACGGCCGTGAGTCCTATCTGCGGCTGGACCGGCTGTTCGAACTCGGTGAGCGCGACATCCGCCGCGAGGGCGCGATCCTCGAGGCCGACCGCTTCGCACTGGTCGCCGCGGCGCTGCGGGAGCGCTTCGGCTGGCGGTGA
- a CDS encoding VOC family protein has translation MEFLSSRLIIHPVDPPRSLAFYRDVLGLAVFREFPGGTVFFLGGGHLEVSSQGSTRAGPDLALWLQVRDLAGSVAELRERGAEITREPRLEPWGLHEAWLADPDGVRIVLVQVPAEHPMRLDPRTP, from the coding sequence ATGGAGTTCCTGAGCAGCCGACTGATCATCCATCCGGTCGATCCGCCGCGGTCGCTGGCCTTCTACCGCGACGTGCTCGGCCTGGCGGTGTTCCGTGAGTTCCCCGGCGGCACCGTGTTCTTCCTCGGCGGCGGACACCTGGAGGTGTCGAGCCAGGGCAGCACGCGCGCCGGTCCCGACCTCGCCCTGTGGCTCCAGGTCCGCGACCTGGCCGGGAGCGTGGCCGAACTGCGCGAGCGTGGCGCCGAGATCACCCGGGAGCCGCGGCTGGAGCCGTGGGGCCTGCACGAGGCGTGGCTGGCCGACCCGGACGGCGTGCGGATCGTGCTTGTGCAGGTGCCAGCCGAGCACCCGATGCGGCTGGACCCCCGCACGCCGTGA
- a CDS encoding circularly permuted type 2 ATP-grasp protein, producing MERSARPRRRSAGPDLGGLFDGYLDPRRPHAGAYDEMFAVDAGIRQAYRRLHEQLAASQAVDLQARSEALDRALVDQGITFSLSGQERPFPLDLVPRVITAAEWARLEKGIVQRVRALEAFLADIYGDQQIIRDGVLPRRLITSCDHFHRNAAGLVPPNGVRIHVSGIDVVRDEEGTFRVLEDNLRNPSGVSYVMENRRTMARVFPDLFAKHRVRAVGDYAVHLLRSLRAAAAANVADPTVVVLTPGVHNAAYFEHSLLARQMGVELVEGRDLFCRDNVIYLRTTEGERQVDVIYRRIDDEFIDPVQFRPDSVLGVAGLLNAARAGNVVIANAVGNGVGDDKLVYTYLPEILKYYLGETPLLPNVDTFRCWLADEQEQVLDRMAELVVKPVEGSGGYGIVFGPNASAKELASLRTKVRAHPRGWIAQPVVQLSTVPTKVGQRLKPRHVDLRPFAVNDGKSVFVLPGGLTRVALPEGSLVVNSSQGGGSKDTWVLAARSSTVDSELSGAGLGVGGPREDIAPERGPELSSAQQQQQQQQSREATDARAQR from the coding sequence ATGGAGCGCTCAGCCAGGCCACGTCGCCGATCCGCCGGTCCCGACCTCGGCGGGCTCTTCGACGGCTACCTCGACCCGAGGCGCCCGCACGCCGGTGCCTACGACGAGATGTTCGCCGTCGACGCGGGGATCCGTCAGGCCTATCGCAGGCTCCATGAGCAGCTCGCGGCGTCGCAGGCGGTCGACCTGCAGGCGCGGTCGGAGGCGCTGGACCGCGCGCTGGTCGACCAGGGCATCACGTTCTCGCTGTCCGGCCAGGAGCGCCCCTTCCCACTGGACCTGGTGCCGCGGGTCATCACCGCGGCCGAGTGGGCGCGACTGGAGAAGGGCATCGTGCAGCGGGTGCGGGCGCTGGAGGCCTTCCTCGCCGACATCTACGGCGACCAGCAGATCATCCGCGACGGGGTGCTGCCCCGGCGCCTGATCACCTCCTGCGACCACTTCCACCGCAACGCCGCGGGCCTGGTGCCGCCCAACGGGGTGCGCATCCACGTGTCCGGGATCGACGTCGTGCGCGACGAGGAGGGCACCTTCCGGGTCCTGGAGGACAACCTCCGCAACCCGTCCGGGGTGTCCTATGTGATGGAGAACCGCCGCACGATGGCGCGTGTGTTCCCCGACCTGTTCGCCAAGCACCGGGTGCGCGCGGTCGGCGACTACGCGGTGCACCTGTTGCGTTCGCTGCGCGCGGCCGCTGCGGCGAACGTGGCCGACCCGACCGTGGTCGTGCTGACCCCTGGCGTGCACAACGCCGCGTACTTCGAGCACTCGCTGCTGGCCAGGCAGATGGGCGTCGAGCTGGTCGAGGGCCGTGACCTGTTCTGCCGCGACAATGTGATCTACCTGCGGACCACCGAGGGCGAGCGGCAGGTCGACGTCATCTACCGGCGCATCGACGACGAGTTCATCGACCCGGTGCAGTTCCGGCCGGACTCCGTGCTCGGGGTCGCGGGCCTGCTCAACGCCGCCCGCGCGGGCAACGTGGTGATCGCCAACGCGGTCGGCAACGGGGTCGGCGACGACAAGCTCGTCTACACCTACCTGCCGGAGATCCTGAAGTACTACCTGGGCGAGACCCCGCTGCTGCCCAACGTCGACACCTTCCGCTGCTGGCTGGCCGACGAGCAGGAGCAGGTGCTCGACCGGATGGCCGAACTGGTGGTCAAGCCGGTGGAGGGGTCGGGCGGCTACGGGATCGTGTTCGGGCCCAACGCCTCGGCCAAGGAGCTGGCGTCGCTGCGGACGAAGGTGCGGGCGCACCCGCGCGGGTGGATCGCGCAGCCGGTGGTGCAACTGTCGACGGTGCCGACGAAGGTGGGGCAGCGGCTCAAGCCGCGCCACGTCGACCTGCGGCCGTTCGCGGTCAACGACGGCAAGTCCGTGTTCGTGCTTCCCGGCGGCCTGACCAGGGTCGCGCTGCCGGAGGGGTCGCTGGTGGTCAACTCGTCGCAGGGCGGCGGGTCCAAGGACACCTGGGTGCTCGCCGCCCGGTCGTCCACTGTGGACAGCGAGCTGAGCGGCGCTGGGCTCGGCGTCGGCGGGCCGCGCGAGGACATCGCGCCGGAGCGCGGACCCGAGCTGAGCTCGGCGCAGCAGCAACAACAGCAGCAACAGTCCAGGGAGGCCACCGATGCTCGCGCGCAACGCTGA
- a CDS encoding alpha-E domain-containing protein, which produces MLARNAESLYWIGRYVERADDTARILDVSVHHLLEDATVDADATSRQLLAVLGITPPDGATLDVRPLTDLVAFSREHAGSIVSSITSARENTRVAREVVSTELWECINAMWIALPDRQKAAKRTGPHSFFSFVEERAAMFAGLADSTMSRDDGWRFLVLGRSVERVDMIVRLLMSRVGDKPSSPGWVTVLRSAGAHDTYLRTYRGALDARRVVQFLLLDRLFPRSVFHALRQAESCLEQLDHRPVTRVGAKAEAIRLLGKARSDLEFLRPDELLENLTGRLLDLQTTVRDVGEAVSQQYFHSVPWVAWTNAEVSL; this is translated from the coding sequence ATGCTCGCGCGCAACGCTGAGTCGCTGTACTGGATCGGCCGCTACGTCGAGCGGGCCGACGACACCGCCCGCATCCTCGACGTCTCCGTCCACCACCTGCTGGAGGACGCGACGGTCGACGCCGACGCCACCAGCCGCCAGCTGCTCGCCGTCCTGGGGATCACCCCGCCCGACGGCGCCACGCTCGACGTGCGGCCGCTGACCGACCTGGTGGCGTTCTCCCGCGAGCACGCGGGTTCCATCGTCTCCTCGATCACCAGCGCACGGGAGAACACCCGGGTCGCGCGCGAGGTGGTGTCGACGGAGCTGTGGGAGTGCATCAACGCGATGTGGATCGCCCTGCCCGACCGGCAGAAGGCGGCCAAGCGGACCGGACCGCATTCGTTCTTCTCCTTCGTCGAGGAACGCGCGGCGATGTTCGCGGGCCTGGCCGACTCGACCATGAGCCGCGACGACGGCTGGCGGTTCCTCGTGCTGGGCCGGTCGGTCGAGCGGGTCGACATGATCGTGCGGCTGCTGATGTCACGGGTGGGGGACAAGCCGTCCTCACCTGGCTGGGTGACGGTGCTGCGGTCCGCCGGTGCGCACGACACGTACCTGCGGACGTATCGGGGCGCGCTGGACGCGCGGCGGGTCGTGCAGTTCCTGCTGCTCGACCGGCTGTTCCCGCGCTCGGTGTTCCACGCGCTGCGGCAGGCCGAGTCGTGCCTGGAGCAGCTCGACCACCGGCCGGTCACCAGGGTCGGCGCCAAGGCCGAGGCGATCCGGCTGCTCGGCAAGGCGCGCAGCGACCTGGAGTTCCTGCGGCCGGACGAGCTGCTGGAGAACCTGACCGGCCGACTCCTCGACCTGCAGACCACGGTCCGCGACGTCGGCGAGGCCGTGTCGCAGCAGTATTTCCACTCCGTGCCGTGGGTGGCGTGGACCAACGCGGAGGTGAGTCTGTGA
- a CDS encoding transglutaminase family protein, whose protein sequence is MTWRIRVVHTTGYQYEAPVVQSFNEARLTPRSDRRQNLVVSRIETTPPTRSYRYTDYWGTEVTSFDLHAPHTELKIVASSVVETGDTVEPVDAATWADLRDPIVLDRYAEFLEWTRYVPRHRELGKLARSMRKGRKPFEAVLAVSELVHDRLTYRRGTTGVHSSAVDAWDAREGVCQDYAHLTLSMLRAIGVPARYVSGYLHTKPEAKIGEAVQGESHAWIEAWTGGWWGFDPTNDVEIGPRHIWVATGRDYSDVSPVKGTYSGGAASAIEVSVAVTRLA, encoded by the coding sequence GTGACCTGGCGGATCCGGGTGGTGCACACGACCGGCTACCAGTACGAGGCGCCGGTCGTGCAGTCGTTCAACGAGGCCCGGCTGACCCCGCGCAGTGACCGCAGGCAGAACCTGGTGGTCAGCCGGATCGAGACCACGCCGCCGACGCGGTCCTACCGGTACACCGATTATTGGGGCACCGAGGTCACCTCGTTCGACCTGCACGCGCCGCACACCGAGCTGAAGATAGTCGCGTCGTCGGTGGTCGAGACCGGCGACACCGTCGAGCCGGTCGACGCCGCGACCTGGGCCGACCTGCGCGACCCGATCGTGCTCGACCGGTACGCGGAGTTCCTGGAGTGGACGCGGTACGTGCCGCGGCACCGGGAGCTGGGGAAGCTGGCCCGATCGATGCGCAAGGGGAGGAAGCCGTTCGAGGCGGTGCTGGCGGTGTCGGAACTGGTGCACGACCGGCTGACATATCGACGGGGAACCACGGGTGTGCACAGCTCGGCGGTCGACGCGTGGGATGCGCGGGAGGGCGTGTGCCAGGACTACGCCCACCTGACGCTGAGCATGCTGCGGGCGATCGGGGTGCCCGCGCGGTACGTGTCGGGATACCTGCACACCAAACCCGAGGCGAAGATCGGCGAGGCCGTCCAGGGCGAGAGCCACGCGTGGATCGAGGCGTGGACGGGTGGGTGGTGGGGGTTCGACCCGACCAACGATGTCGAGATCGGACCTCGGCATATCTGGGTGGCGACGGGACGGGACTACTCGGACGTGTCGCCGGTGAAGGGGACCTATAGCGGGGGAGCGGCATCGGCGATCGAGGTGTCGGTGGCGGTGACCCGGCTGGCATGA
- the lepA gene encoding translation elongation factor 4, with protein sequence MATFADKTFTTPELIRNFCIIAHIDHGKSTLADRMLQITGVVEARDMRAQYLDRMDIERERGITIKAQNVRLPWVVDGSEHVLHMIDTPGHVDFTYEVSRALDACEGAVLLVDAAQGIEAQTLANLYMALDRDLTIIPVLNKIDLPAADPDKYAAEIAHIIGCEPDDVLRVSAKTGFGVSELLDEVVKKVPAPVGQADAPARAMIFDSVYDTYRGVVTYIRVVDGKITPRERIKMMSTGATHELLEVGIISPEPKPSVGLGVGEVGYLITGVKDVRQSRVGDTVTSERKGATEALAGYREPRPMVYSGLYPVDGSDYPDLREALDKLQLNDAALTYEPETSAALGFGFRCGFLGLLHLEITRDRLEREFGLDLISTAPNVVYRVKLDDGSELTVTNPSDWPVGKIAEVYEPITKCTIISPSEFIGVIMELCQGKRGQLGGMDYLSEERVELRYTMPMAEIIFDFFDTLKSRTRGYASLDYEESGEQAADLVKVDILLQGEAVDAFSSIVHRDSAYGYGTRMTTKLRELIPRQQFEVPIQAAIGSRVIARETIRAIRKDVLAKCYGGDISRKRKLLEKQKEGKKRMKMVGRVEVPQEAFVAALSTDESPDKAKGKK encoded by the coding sequence GTGGCTACGTTCGCTGACAAGACCTTCACGACACCGGAGCTGATCCGGAACTTCTGCATCATCGCGCACATCGACCACGGCAAGTCGACCCTGGCCGACCGCATGCTGCAGATCACCGGCGTCGTCGAGGCGCGGGACATGCGGGCGCAGTACCTCGACCGGATGGACATCGAGCGCGAGCGCGGCATCACGATCAAGGCGCAGAACGTGCGGCTGCCGTGGGTGGTCGACGGGTCCGAGCACGTCCTGCACATGATCGACACCCCGGGGCACGTCGACTTCACCTATGAGGTCTCCCGCGCGCTCGACGCGTGTGAGGGGGCGGTGCTGCTGGTCGACGCGGCGCAGGGGATCGAGGCGCAGACGCTGGCCAACCTGTACATGGCGCTCGACCGCGACCTGACGATCATCCCGGTGCTGAACAAGATCGACCTGCCCGCGGCCGACCCGGACAAGTACGCCGCCGAGATCGCGCACATCATCGGGTGCGAGCCGGATGACGTGCTGCGGGTCTCCGCGAAGACCGGGTTCGGGGTCAGCGAACTGCTCGACGAGGTCGTCAAAAAGGTTCCGGCGCCGGTCGGCCAGGCCGACGCGCCCGCGCGGGCGATGATCTTCGACTCGGTCTACGACACCTACCGCGGCGTGGTCACCTACATCCGCGTGGTCGACGGCAAGATCACCCCGCGCGAGCGGATCAAGATGATGTCCACCGGCGCCACGCACGAGCTGCTGGAAGTCGGGATCATCTCCCCGGAGCCCAAGCCCAGCGTCGGCCTCGGCGTCGGCGAAGTGGGCTACCTGATCACCGGCGTGAAGGATGTCCGCCAGTCCCGAGTCGGTGACACGGTCACGTCCGAGCGCAAGGGCGCCACCGAGGCGCTGGCGGGTTACCGCGAGCCGCGTCCGATGGTCTACTCGGGACTGTACCCAGTGGACGGTTCGGACTACCCCGACCTGCGTGAGGCGCTGGACAAGCTCCAGCTCAACGACGCCGCGCTGACCTACGAGCCCGAGACCTCCGCCGCGCTCGGCTTCGGCTTCCGCTGCGGCTTCCTCGGCCTGCTGCACCTGGAGATCACCCGCGACCGGCTCGAGCGCGAGTTCGGCCTCGACCTGATCTCCACCGCGCCCAACGTGGTCTACCGGGTCAAGCTGGACGACGGCTCCGAGCTGACCGTGACCAACCCGTCGGACTGGCCGGTCGGCAAGATCGCCGAGGTCTACGAGCCGATCACCAAGTGCACCATCATCTCGCCGAGCGAGTTCATCGGCGTGATCATGGAGCTGTGCCAGGGCAAGCGCGGCCAGCTCGGCGGCATGGACTACCTGTCCGAGGAGCGCGTGGAACTGCGCTACACCATGCCGATGGCCGAGATCATCTTCGACTTCTTCGACACCCTGAAGTCGCGCACCCGCGGCTACGCCTCGCTGGACTACGAGGAGTCCGGCGAGCAGGCGGCGGACCTGGTCAAGGTGGACATCCTGCTGCAGGGTGAGGCGGTCGACGCGTTCAGCTCGATCGTGCACCGCGACTCCGCCTACGGCTACGGCACCAGGATGACCACGAAGCTGCGCGAGCTGATCCCGCGCCAGCAGTTCGAGGTGCCCATCCAGGCCGCCATCGGCTCCCGCGTCATCGCCCGCGAGACCATCCGCGCGATACGCAAGGACGTCCTTGCCAAGTGCTACGGCGGTGACATCAGCCGTAAGCGCAAGCTGCTGGAGAAGCAGAAGGAAGGCAAGAAGCGGATGAAGATGGTCGGCCGGGTCGAGGTCCCCCAGGAGGCCTTCGTCGCCGCGCTGTCCACCGACGAGTCCCCGGACAAGGCCAAGGGCAAGAAATAA
- a CDS encoding DUF3224 domain-containing protein produces MAEHVTGAFVIDSWNAEDPYDDHGGTAIGHVTLSKTFSGGLVGTSEVHMIGAQNPETGGSAYVAFERFHGDLDGRAGSFVLHHSATADSSGQTVSVTVVPGTGTNELAGLTGELVISRDDNGAHTYTFDYAVPPPRSF; encoded by the coding sequence ATGGCCGAGCACGTCACCGGCGCGTTTGTGATCGACAGCTGGAACGCCGAGGACCCGTACGACGACCACGGCGGCACGGCGATCGGCCACGTGACGCTGTCGAAGACGTTCTCCGGCGGGCTGGTCGGCACCAGTGAGGTCCACATGATCGGCGCCCAGAACCCGGAGACCGGCGGCAGTGCCTACGTGGCGTTCGAGCGCTTCCACGGCGACCTCGACGGTCGCGCGGGCAGTTTCGTGCTCCACCACTCGGCCACAGCGGACAGTTCCGGCCAGACAGTCAGCGTGACGGTGGTGCCGGGAACAGGCACCAACGAACTCGCCGGTCTGACCGGAGAACTGGTCATCAGCCGAGACGACAACGGCGCCCACACCTACACCTTCGACTACGCAGTCCCGCCTCCCCGGAGTTTCTAG
- a CDS encoding MmcQ/YjbR family DNA-binding protein, whose translation MTDKPDPLPALRAICLAFPEATERVSHGEPTWFVREKKTFVTYANNHHDDRVAFWCAAPPGAQEELVAEDPERFFRPPYVGHRGWLGVYVDVEVDWAEIAEIVDQAYRLIAPKRLVAELDARGA comes from the coding sequence ATGACCGACAAGCCCGACCCGCTCCCGGCCCTGCGCGCGATCTGCCTGGCCTTTCCGGAGGCGACCGAACGGGTCAGCCACGGCGAGCCGACGTGGTTCGTCCGGGAGAAAAAGACGTTCGTGACCTATGCGAACAACCACCACGACGACCGCGTCGCCTTCTGGTGCGCCGCGCCGCCGGGGGCGCAGGAGGAGTTGGTGGCCGAGGACCCGGAGCGGTTCTTCCGGCCGCCCTACGTCGGGCACCGGGGCTGGCTCGGGGTCTATGTGGACGTCGAGGTCGACTGGGCCGAAATCGCCGAGATCGTCGACCAGGCATATCGCCTCATCGCGCCCAAACGGCTGGTGGCCGAACTGGACGCTCGTGGTGCGTAG
- a CDS encoding HD domain-containing protein, with the protein MFTVDDAIRIAREAHRGQVDKSGRPYIGHPLRVMDRVSGDHERMTAVLHDVVEDTHVTAADLLAAGCPAEVVAAVVAISKVPGEDQQTYLARVAANPIALTVKFADIADNSSPERLHYLDEHTQVRLRAKYRAALAYLSVS; encoded by the coding sequence ATGTTCACCGTCGATGACGCCATCCGCATCGCGCGCGAGGCACACCGGGGCCAGGTCGACAAATCCGGGCGACCCTATATCGGCCACCCGCTGCGTGTCATGGACCGCGTGAGCGGCGACCACGAGCGCATGACCGCCGTGCTGCACGACGTCGTCGAGGACACCCACGTCACCGCCGCCGACCTGCTCGCCGCGGGCTGCCCGGCGGAGGTCGTCGCCGCCGTGGTCGCCATCAGCAAGGTCCCCGGCGAGGACCAGCAGACCTACCTGGCCAGGGTCGCGGCCAATCCGATCGCGCTGACGGTGAAGTTCGCCGACATCGCCGACAACTCATCCCCGGAACGCCTGCACTACCTCGACGAACACACCCAGGTACGCCTGCGGGCCAAGTACCGGGCCGCGCTGGCGTACCTGAGTGTGAGCTGA
- a CDS encoding TIGR04222 domain-containing membrane protein, with amino-acid sequence MDEPWGLSGPEFLRLYWIAIGLAVVLVVVAKIRARTAASGDPHDRGDLDPYQLALLTAGPARVEQTAMAGLVSRGAIRVNRTGEVTRPHGGPGPADAVQDYVLGRVPTSGRLPRLAGLGFGDSALGRQLIDGLTRRGYMTSLHRARRLNRVHWVFLVIIAVGGYRAYNGIQLDRPSVFLFLSVFATLWIWIFCRAILGRARSRVTKRGRSALLDARSRYPRTVGVGAMAGFAVLGPVALWGLTAYPDDELSAAFAADRTTSSSDSGSGCGSGCSASSCSSSSSSSGGSSCSSGSSCGGGGCGG; translated from the coding sequence GTGGACGAACCGTGGGGACTGTCCGGACCGGAGTTCTTGAGGCTGTATTGGATAGCCATCGGTCTCGCGGTGGTGCTGGTGGTGGTCGCCAAGATCCGCGCGCGGACCGCGGCGTCGGGAGATCCGCACGACCGCGGCGATCTGGACCCGTACCAACTCGCCCTGCTGACGGCGGGGCCCGCGCGGGTCGAGCAGACCGCGATGGCGGGCCTGGTGTCGCGGGGCGCGATCCGGGTGAACCGGACCGGCGAGGTTACCCGCCCGCACGGCGGTCCCGGGCCCGCCGACGCGGTGCAGGACTACGTACTCGGCCGGGTCCCGACCTCGGGCAGGCTGCCGCGACTGGCGGGCCTCGGTTTCGGCGACAGCGCGCTCGGCAGGCAGTTGATCGACGGCCTGACCCGGCGCGGATACATGACTTCGTTGCACCGCGCGCGGCGGCTCAACCGGGTGCACTGGGTGTTCCTGGTGATCATCGCAGTCGGCGGGTACCGGGCCTACAACGGCATCCAGCTGGACCGGCCCAGCGTGTTCCTGTTCCTGTCGGTGTTCGCCACCCTGTGGATCTGGATCTTCTGCCGCGCGATCCTGGGTCGGGCGCGCAGCCGGGTCACCAAGCGCGGCAGGTCCGCGCTGCTCGACGCGCGGTCGCGGTATCCCCGCACGGTGGGCGTCGGCGCCATGGCCGGGTTCGCGGTGCTGGGCCCGGTCGCGCTCTGGGGGCTGACCGCGTACCCCGACGACGAGCTGAGCGCGGCGTTCGCGGCGGACAGGACGACGTCGAGCTCGGACAGCGGCAGCGGCTGCGGCAGCGGGTGCTCGGCGAGTTCGTGCTCCAGTTCGAGCAGCAGCAGCGGTGGCAGCAGTTGCAGCAGCGGCAGCAGTTGCGGTGGCGGCGGCTGCGGCGGCTAA